Part of the Benincasa hispida cultivar B227 chromosome 12, ASM972705v1, whole genome shotgun sequence genome is shown below.
gaaacaaaagacTAGATCTATGGAGTATACACTTAAATATTTTGGAAACACTGTTTTTTAATGCACAATTTCATATAttggaaaaaacaaaaaacaaaatattaccTACGGTTGGTGAGAACAGGAAGAACGACGGACGGCGACGCATCTGTGAGAGAGAGGTAGAAAGTGAAAAGTTTAAGATGGAAAGAAAGTGAAGGGGGAGAAGGCCGTGGGACGTGTTTTGGGACTACTAAATCGTGTACTTGGTACATGACTTAGGGTAGTCGTGGATCCTGTCCACAATTACCTGGCGAAGGAAGTTGTGGACCCCGTCCACAATTTAGGACTAACCGTGTACCGAGTCCACAATTCCACTACCCTATTTTTAGGTTACTTGTagtccaaccctatttttgttaataattattaaaataacattactttttttaaaaaaaaatcttgtttttttaaatttgatcagTCAATAATCATTGAAGGAGAAATTCATCAGATACCCAAATCCAAGTGCACATTGTTCTTGTTGGTCATGTTTTcaatcttgttttgaaaatgCAGAGGCTGTCCCTAAGAAGATAttggagttgatgaatgttcCAGGGCTTACTAGAGAAAATGTTGCCAGTCATCTTCAGGTATAAAAGTTTTGAAGGGCTGTTTGTGTgttttctctttgattcctgATGATTAGTATAGGCATCTTAATTGTTTCTGTTCTTTTGATGGCTATGCAGAAATATCGCTTATATCTTAGAAGGCTTAGTGGAGTATCTCCACATCAaagtaatttgaacaattcttTTATCAACCCCCAAGACCCACCTTTTGGGCCAATGGCTTCATTCAATGGGATTGATCTTCAGACGCTTTCGGTCACTGGCCAACTCTCGCCACAAAGTCTTGCTGCTCTCCAAGCAACGGGACTTCGTAGGCCTACCGCGAAATCTAGCATATCCATGGCCATTGTTGATCAGAACAACATATTCAGCTttgaaaatccaaaattgaggTTTGTTGAGGACCAAACACAGCACCTAAGTAACAGTAAACCAGTAAATTTGTTTCATGGGATTCCAACAAAAATGGAGCCAAAGCAGCTTGCCAATATGCAGCATCCTACTGTGCAGTCTCAGGGGAACATAAATATGCAACTCATCAAGAGCGAACATGGGGTAACTCAACTAATGCATTTGTCTCAACAGCAAACTGTGGGACAGACTCTAAGTACCTCTCCTGCTAGCCACTTACCTGGAATTCCATCGACATTAAGGAAACCGATCGTATCAGGTAGCGTTACGAGGGGAAATGGGACTGCTGATAGTAGCCACAGAGCTGGATACAACCTAGTTTCGCCATCATCGGTGATGGTGAACTATCCAATGAGCCAAACCGCGGAACTGTCGAACAATTTTTCTCTTCAGAGTAATTCATCGGTATCGACCTTGACTTGTAAAGGGGTATTTCAAGAAGAGATTAGTTCAGATCTAAAAGTATCGGGTGGACTAATGTCGAGTTATGATGTTTTTAGTGACTTGCACCTGCAGAAATCCCATGACTGGGATGCTCAAAATGTAAGCACGTTGGCCTTTGGTACTTCTCACCATGGGAACTTCATACAGGATAGCTTTGATATCTCACCCTCCACTTTAATTCATCATGGTTTTCCTTCAAGCCAAACGAATGGACAAAATCACAATTTGTCAGTCGTTGGAAAgactattttttccttttcggATTCAACTCAACCCGAGAATCCACAAAGTATCGCCCAAAACTCGCTTCTTGATCCCGTGGAGGTCAAATCTCAGAGAATCCCTGATGCAAGCTATGAAACTGACCTCTTATCTGAGGACTTTGGCCAGGATGAACTTCTTGGTGTCTTTCTCAAACAACAGGTtagtttttccctttttccttgatatatatgtttgtttgattgtataaaaaaaatggatttctTACCATATATCATTGTTAACTCTAGCTATGTTTTCTGCTTCCCAGCAACAAGGAGACAACGGATCAGTCGAATTTAGCGGCTACCAAACGGAGAATATTTGCGTTTAGAaaatttcttgctttagttCCCCATTTGGTTGTAGCTTCAAATACACTTTGTTGTAACTTTAAAGGTCAAAGTTCTCCCACATTAGATGAAAGATTAGATGACAGGTAGTTCATCATTCTTGTCAACAAGTCCATTGTGAATAGTATGCTTAGCCAGTTGAACCTCGGAAATGTCAGATTTCAATGCAAGTCTGAAGTTTGCAAGAACTGAAGCAGCAAATCTTCATCAGAATGCTCAAACAAAAGATGCAAATCTTACTCCAAACTTCGGTTGGCGTTCAAAGCCTGAAGCGATTTATTTTAGGATGCGTGTGAAACTGTTTGTTTGTAACGGGCACATCGCTCGATCGTCGATGCAAGGCTCGGCTCGGCTCGGCTCGGCTCCATTGCATCTGGAACCATTTAGGAGATTTCTCATCTCTCTAATTACACTTTAAGAATGGTTTTATTTAAACCCCcatgaaaaatcatcaacttcAATGTAAATATTCTTGTTTGATTGAGACAAATGTGTGCATAATCTCTCAagtttgttctttctttctttttcttgttcttgGCAGCTTCTCTTACATTCTCATCCCACTTCCAACTTTTCCCACAATGTATGATGAATTATTTTGATTTCTGTCCATAGTATTCCCTCTGATGTTTGTGATTTGATGGGAAAGATCAGGATTGCTTGACATATGATGAGAAATCTAGAGCTCAAATATTAGTCTGCATTCGATTACCATCCCATCTCTTTGCTCTCTGGTTTTGTACTTCAACAAACTAACAAACTTAAGAATCCTTAAACCAATAGCATAACTTCAAATAGAGTTAGATAAAGTTATTTTGTGATCAAGATCGTGAGTTAAGGAAAACTAGTTTCCTACGTTTGAACACTTTATAAACAAGTCGATCAATTTTACTTGAATGCTCGAACATGCAACTTTGGATCAAGAATTACAAAAGGAGGATGATGAATCTACACTATCTAACAAAGGGGAAAATCTTATTCCCAAAAATTGCCTTGTACAATCTAATGGCTAGACTTTAGAAAGCCTCCCAAAACCTACATCATAGATCTTAATAAAACAAAAGATCTACATTTAGActattaaagaaaatataaaccataacgAATCTAGGAGTATTTGGCAGTTCATATCATATCCTTTCGTCTAATAACATTAAATTGCACAAAATTCTTTTGTCGGTGTGTGCATATGATAAGCatatttctttcaattttcatcTCCATAGACGGAGGTTTCGCTATAGGCTTGAACTTGGGTCccatatatgaaaatgatttgGCATGGACTCTCCAACCATCGCAATATGCTTGCATTGATGATGGATGTTTGGAAAGTCTCGAGTTGAAGATCCCCTACGGGTTGTGAAGTAAAAGGAACACTAGTGGGACTTGATAATTTCTGATTGGCACAACACTCATCTAAATTTTTGTAACAAATGTTTCAATGGCTAGGTATATTCTGATAGGCGACCATTAGGCATGTAGAAAGCCTAGCTTGTAGCAAGCTATCGCCAAATTCGTTAAGTATAAATTATGCCtctataaattgttataattctGTTTCAACTCATTGAAGGGTTTAAACTCGTCCTGTTGAAGCTTTCAATTGTTATATAAGTACGATGgtcatgttgagaatcaagaTGATAGAATGAGATGTaacatacattatataaattataaaaaaaaaaaaaaaacaaaaaacaaaaaaagaacatTGGCGCTGAGGTAagattaattaatgtttaattggTATTTTTAGAATTAAGTTGGTAATTGTCTTATTTTCTGGTAAGGTTATAAATAGCCACTTTAGTATTACAATAAGAAGCTTTTgattatcttttgaatataaAAATTGTAACGACCATATGAGTACTCTGACAAGGCCGTTAAATATGACCACATTTTCATTCAAACGTTTTGTtcattaaactaaaatttattaaacCAGGGATGACtatatcaaatcaatttattaaaTCAGTAAATGAACAAATAGATCAACATTTAATCAGGTTCCCTGAAAACTTTTACAAAGAAAATATTCAAaacattaaattttttgttcCCATATGGCTCTGTCATGAGTCTATCTGTCACTCGCTGATTGACTCTTGTCATTGCCTGAAAAAACATAAAggaagaaagaatgagtataacaATACCCAATAAGTGACACGCTATCAGACACCACTCTAGGTAACCTATTACCTAGTCTATCTAGGCATCGGTGTATACCCACATCATGTCAATTGTGGTGATCTCGAATGAGTCACATATCAGTCATAAATGTGATCCCGAAGTAATATATGCATCAGTCATTGTGTGCAACCAGAAGGTACACAAATCAGTCGTAAACGTGATCTCGAGAGAACACACATCAGTAATCAGTCCTAAACGTGATCCCCAAGGAACACGCATTAGTTATAGTGTATAATCTGAAGGTACACAAATCAATCATAAATGTGCACATATACAGTTATAGTGTGGACCTGAAGAAGCACACAATTAATCGTATGTGTACACTTGTCCAGATAAGAAAAGTTAATCAGAACCATCTAAATTTAGCAAGCATTAGTTATAATTACAATAGTAAAATTACCAGTACATCTTTAGTCAACTTTACATATCAAAACAGTTCAACCAGTCAATCTCACTAAATCAAACAATCGAATCAATCTAAAATAGATCGTCCAAGTGGTAGGAATGACTAGTTTGAAGGCGAACAAGTAAAAACGACACCTACCTCAAATTTAAGCCCAATAGTAAACTAAGTAAGCTTATCTTCCTTTTGTCAAACACAACCTAGAATAATTAagccaaaaattaaattaaaccttTGGAGTTCAATTccaattaattgaatttattcAAATGTCTCCAATTTTACTTATCGAAATAGTGGTTTGGTCCAAAATCACTTCTAAGACCCAATTCAGTTGCCCATCCTAAACATAAATCAAAGTCAAAattcaataacttaattttcaataattaccCTTAATCCAAAAAGGGCTTAAAGTGTCAAAACACACCAAAATCTTGCCAAAACCACTTTCAAATCCTCGGGACAGCACACTTTTAAAATAGTACAATCTTACCCAAATCCACAAATGTGTATCAATAGATTGGAGCAAAACACCATTGTTAataaatgcaattaaaataGCACAATCTTACCCAAATCCACAAATTCCAGCGACCCTAAATGTGACGATGGACGGCGGCCGATGTGAGTGAGAGACGTGCATGCAAGTGAATCAGTGCCCGCAACTGTCGTACGCCAATATCCGAGAGCTGACATCGAGGAGCACGACGGCTGTAATGGAAGACCCGTGGTTAACTTAAAACacaaatatatgtataaatataatCTTTTTCCTCTTTCGTTTCTTAAATCTCCGCTAATCcatcaaattaaattcaaatccCAAAATAATTGACCAACTTaccttaaattaaattcaaattttcaattctttcaaatatttatttaaatatatttcaaataaaataaaccaattatCTTCTCTCGATTCCTGATCTAAACTCCCAAATTAAGGAGGATAGAATTTAAAACAGTAATTTCCCCTTTTCCTTTGTCTTCAAAACTCCAAAATTCCTAAtctttttgttataaagtgaatattttttatatttaaaaaggccctttaatttaaattaaatatctcctcAAAATATTCCAATTGTGATTCCAAAATCCAAAGCAAAACTTGATATCTTAAAATATTCAACTTAAATTCACCTAAAATTTTGGGAGGTTATAAAAACATTATTCTTTGCACTCTCTAATCTTAGAGATGGACTCCTTATTTGTCATGGATTTGGCTTAATATCTCTCCCGCTCCATCAGTAAAGCAGTGAGACTTGAGTCTGGCTAAAATT
Proteins encoded:
- the LOC120092928 gene encoding two-component response regulator ARR2-like isoform X2, yielding MSADDGKNVVMKGVIHGACDYLIKPVRIEALRNIWQHVVRKRKTEWKDLEQSGSVDDGDREQNLSEGANYSSSAYEGSWNSSKRRRDAEEEPEERDDTSTLKKPRVVWSVELHQQFVAAVNQLGIDKAVPKKILELMNVPGLTRENVASHLQKYRLYLRRLSGVSPHQSNLNNSFINPQDPPFGPMASFNGIDLQTLSVTGQLSPQSLAALQATGLRRPTAKSSISMAIVDQNNIFSFENPKLRFVEDQTQHLSNSKPVNLFHGIPTKMEPKQLANMQHPTVQSQGNINMQLIKSEHGVTQLMHLSQQQTVGQTLSTSPASHLPGIPSTLRKPIVSGSVTRGNGTADSSHRAGYNLVSPSSVMVNYPMSQTAELSNNFSLQSNSSVSTLTCKGVFQEEISSDLKVSGGLMSSYDVFSDLHLQKSHDWDAQNVSTLAFGTSHHGNFIQDSFDISPSTLIHHGFPSSQTNGQNHNLSVVGKTIFSFSDSTQPENPQSIAQNSLLDPVEVKSQRIPDASYETDLLSEDFGQDELLGVFLKQQQQGDNGSVEFSGYQTENICV
- the LOC120092928 gene encoding two-component response regulator ARR2-like isoform X1, giving the protein MDLSHMKGSTPTPTPTSISARKATDMGSDQFPAGLRVLVVDDDPTCLRILEKMLQNCSYAVTKCNRAEIALSMLRENKNGFDIVLSDVHMPDMDGFKLLEQVGLEMDLPVIMMSADDGKNVVMKGVIHGACDYLIKPVRIEALRNIWQHVVRKRKTEWKDLEQSGSVDDGDREQNLSEGANYSSSAYEGSWNSSKRRRDAEEEPEERDDTSTLKKPRVVWSVELHQQFVAAVNQLGIDKAVPKKILELMNVPGLTRENVASHLQKYRLYLRRLSGVSPHQSNLNNSFINPQDPPFGPMASFNGIDLQTLSVTGQLSPQSLAALQATGLRRPTAKSSISMAIVDQNNIFSFENPKLRFVEDQTQHLSNSKPVNLFHGIPTKMEPKQLANMQHPTVQSQGNINMQLIKSEHGVTQLMHLSQQQTVGQTLSTSPASHLPGIPSTLRKPIVSGSVTRGNGTADSSHRAGYNLVSPSSVMVNYPMSQTAELSNNFSLQSNSSVSTLTCKGVFQEEISSDLKVSGGLMSSYDVFSDLHLQKSHDWDAQNVSTLAFGTSHHGNFIQDSFDISPSTLIHHGFPSSQTNGQNHNLSVVGKTIFSFSDSTQPENPQSIAQNSLLDPVEVKSQRIPDASYETDLLSEDFGQDELLGVFLKQQQQGDNGSVEFSGYQTENICV